The following proteins are co-located in the Solanum pennellii chromosome 1, SPENNV200 genome:
- the LOC107008138 gene encoding histone H3.2: protein MARTKQTARKSTGGKAPRKQLATKAARKSAPATGGVKKPHRFRPGTVALREIRKYQKSTELLIRKLPFQRLVREIAQDFKTDLRFQSSAVAALQEAAEAYLVGLFEDTNLCAIHAKRVTIMPKDIQLARRIRGERA from the coding sequence ATGGCTCGTACCAAGCAAACTGCCCGTAAATCAACTGGTGGAAAGGCTCCAAGGAAGCAGCTAGCCACCAAGGCTGCCAGAAAGTCAGCTCCGGCCACTGGAGGAGTGAAGAAGCCTCACCGTTTCAGGCCAGGAACTGTGGCTCTAAGAGAAATCAGGAAATACCAAAAGTCAACGGAGTTGTTGATCAGGAAGCTCCCATTTCAGAGGCTAGTGAGGGAAATTGCTCAGGATTTTAAAACAGATCTGAGGTTTCAGAGCAGTGCTGTGGCTGCTCTACAAGAGGCTGCGGAGGCCTACCTTGTTGGGCTCTTTGAAGATACCAATCTCTGTGCAATCCATGCCAAGAGGGTAACTATCATGCCCAAGGATATTCAGCTTGCTAGGAGGATTCGTGGAGAAAGGGCTTAG
- the LOC107008481 gene encoding histone H3.2, whose translation MARTKQTARKSTGGKAPRKQLATKAARKSAPATGGVKKPHRFRPGTVALREIRKYQKSTELLIRKLPFQRLVREIAQDFKTDLRFQSSAVAALQEAAEAYLVGLFEDTNLCAIHAKRVTIMPKDIQLARRIRGERA comes from the coding sequence ATGGCTCGTACCAAGCAAACAGCCCGCAAATCCACTGGTGGAAAAGCTCCAAGGAAGCAACTAGCTACCAAGGCTGCCAGAAAGTCAGCTCCGGCCACCGGAGGAGTGAAGAAGCCTCACCGTTTCAGGCCAGGAACTGTGGCCCTGAGAGAAATCAGGAAGTACCAGAAGTCTACCGAGTTGTTGATCAGGAAGCTGCCATTTCAGAGGCTAGTGAGGGAAATTGCTCAGGATTTCAAGACAGATCTGAGATTTCAGAGCAGTGCTGTGGCTGCGCTACAAGAGGCTGCTGAAGCTTACCTCGTTGGGCTCTTTGAAGATACCAATCTCTGTGCAATCCACGCAAAGAGGGTTACCATCATGCCCAAGGATATTCAGCTTGCTAGGAGGATTCGAGGAGAAAGGGCTTAG
- the LOC107008003 gene encoding probable serine/threonine-protein kinase DDB_G0276461: MWRFKPFMPKEQTGLEGRSIDIGNLKVHVRNAIAEGGFSCVYLARDMLHGSKQYALKHMIVNDEESLDLVLKEISVMKSLKGHPNVVTLHAHTILDMGRTKEALLVMEYCEQSLVSVLENRGAGFFEEKQALLIFRDVCNAVFAMHCQSPPIAHRDLKAENLLLGADGLWKLCDFGSTSTNHKRFEKPEEMGIEEDNIRKHTTPAYRAPEMWDLYRRELINEKVDIWALGCLLFRICYFKSAFDGESKLQVLNGNYRIPELPKYSTSIIELIRDMLQSSPDARPDITQVWFRVNGLLPDELQKSLPERPPEMQQQGIDGHEGFPRAAGKTSPMPSRNPPPPPSAAEPNHNASPASHNSKAGGATGPIGAFWNTQHATNASVSEETSRPKFDEEIRHSSSVHDKSHPNKVSVSNRNSPLKEESLSSHPMQNNVRPKLTNRAGEAPSRDFEINFFQDGSGQSVGNNKSSKLEGPTAPQGEGFNSFVAEFCTNKPSPGNNTKQPEKKELMEAEVEKLKQQLSRANMEKAEITSKYEKLSAICRSQRQELQELKQALAARTPSPNVDTTRDHHASPGSQPSSTPPKKDNIEGTVWELQQGLFGQSQVSSDSKSWQAFADDPKQQATPVNSTPRSVRTKNGHQNRETSETNTSAFGTDSFRAVPASSSQIKATFNESKNSQRFGEPKNIDSKSASQPAGWAGF, translated from the exons ATGTGGAGATTCAAACCTTTTATGCCCAAGGAACAGACTGGGCTTGAAGGTCGTAGCATTGATATTGGCAATCTCAAAGTTCACGTGCGCAATGCAATTGCAGAGGGAggattctcttgtgtttatttAGCCCGAGATATGCTACATGGTTCAAAGCAGTATGCATTAAAGCATATGATTGTTAATGATGAAGAATCACTTGATCTAGTATTGAAAGAGATATCGGTGATGAAATCGCTTAAGGGTCATCCTAATGTTGTTACACTTCACGCGCATACCATCTTGGATATGGGTCGTACAAAGGAAGCTCTCCTTGTCATGGAATATTGTGAACAATCCTTGGTTAGTGTCCTTGAGAACCGAGGAGCTGGCTTCTTTGAGGAGAAACAGGCCCTCTTAATATTCAGGGATGTGTGCAACGCGGTCTTTGCTATGCACTGCCAATCCCCACCCATAGCTCACAG AGATTTGAAGGCTGAGAACCTTTTGCTGGGTGCTGATGGATTGTGGAAGTTGTGTGATTTTGGTAGTACTTCAACCAACCACAAACGTTTTGAGAAACCTGAGGAAATGGGAATTGAGGAGGACAATATAAGGAAACACACGACACCTGCATATAGAGCTCCTGAG ATGTGGGATTTGTACCGAAGAGAACTTATAAATGAGAAGGTAGACATATGG GCCCTTGGCTGTTTACTCTTTCGGATATGCTACTTCAAGTCTGCATTTGATGGTGAATCAAAACTTCAAGTTTTAAATGGCAATTACCGGATTCCAGAATTACCAAAATACAGCACTTCCATCATAGAACTAATAAGAGATATGCTTCAGTCATCACCAGATGCCAGACCAGATATCACGCAG GTGTGGTTCCGTGTTAATGGTCTGTTACCAGATGAGCTTCAAAAGTCGTTACCCGAAAGACCCCCTGAAATGCAGCAACAGGGTATTGATGGGCATGAAG GATTTCCAAGAGCTGCTGGTAAGACTAGTCCAATGCCTAGCAGAAATCCTCCGCCACCTCCTTCGGCTGCTGAACCTAATCATAATGCATCGCCTGCATCACATAATTCAAAAGCCGGTGGAGCTACTGGTCCAATCGGTGCATTCTGGAATACTCAGCATGCAACAAATGCCTCTGTTTCAGAGGAGACAAGCAGACCCAAATTTGACGAAGAGATAAGGCACAGTTCCTCAGTCCATGACAAGAGTCATCCCAATAAGGTTTCTGTTTCTAATCGAAATAGCCCTTTGAAAGAGGAAAGTCTCAGCTCCCACCCGATGCAAAATAATGTGCGACCAAAACTAACCAATAGAGCAGGGGAAGCCCCATCAAGGGATTTTGAGATAAACTTTTTCCAGGATGGTTCAGGTCAGAGTGTTGGGAATAATAAATCGTCAAAGTTAGAGGGGCCAACTGCCCCCCAAGGTGAAGGATTCAATTCTTTTGTTGCGGAATTCTGTACCAATAAACCTAGCCCTGGAAATAACACTAAACAACCAGAGAAGAAAGAGCTCATGGAAGCTGAGGTTGAGAAGTTGAAGCAACAGCTGTCACGAGCCAACATGGAGAAGGCTGAAATAACATCTAAATATGAAAAACTATCTGCAATATGCCGATCGCAGCGACAGGAGTTACAAGAGCTTAAGCAAGCTCTTGCTGCCAGAACTCCATCACCAAATGTAGACACCACGAGGGACCACCACGCATCTCCTGGAAGTCAACCATCCAGTACTCCACCG AAAAAAGATAACATTGAAGGAACAGTTTGGGAACTTCAGCAAGGATTATTTGGCCAGAGTCAGGTGAGCTCAGATTCAAAGTCGTGGCAAGCATTTGCGGATGATCCAAAGCAACAAGCTACTCCAGTCAACTCTACTCCTAGATCTGTCAGGACAAAAAATGGCCACCAGAACAGAGAGACATCTGAAACTAATACGTCAGCATTTGGAACGGATAGCTTTAGAGCTGTGCCGGCTTCCAGCTCTCAGATAAAGGCCACTTTCAATGAGTCGAAAAATTCTCAGCGTTTTGGTGAACCAAAGAATATAGATAGCAAATCAGCGTCCCAACCTGCTGGATGGGCAGGTTTCTAA